Proteins from one Puntigrus tetrazona isolate hp1 chromosome 10, ASM1883169v1, whole genome shotgun sequence genomic window:
- the LOC122353134 gene encoding protocadherin gamma-A4-like: MELHHVTVEILDVNDHAPTFPKDEINLEISESATSGARFLLGSADDPDVGVNALQNYIMSTNDNFILKQHSRPDGVKYAEMVLQKPLDREQHPRLSLILTAVDGGNPQRSGNMKIEVIILDANDNAPVFNQSVYKATVKENSPKETYIITVNASDADSGANSLISYSFANLKGNINEVFEIDEKTGDITLIGVLDFEKSRRYEIGIEAKDQGGLGNSAKVIVDLIDVNDNAPVISVMSFSSSVSEDAHLGTTIAIFSVKDLDSGENGHVDCTVDRNTPFKLQSSLRNYYTLVTDAALDRERVSEYNITITATDSGSPALSSQKTLHLKVSDVNDNPPRFQKSVYTTFVTENNQPGLSIFTLSAQDDDWNQNARISYLLDETTVGGSPVSSFISVNAENGVVHALRGFDYEQMKSVRVFVKAQDGGSPPLSTNVTLDIIIQDQNDNAPQVLYPVQTGSSVVAEIVPRAADVGYLVTKVVAVDVDSGQNAWLSYKLQKAPDRALFEVGLQNGEIRTVRQVTDKDAVKQN; encoded by the coding sequence ATGGAGCTACATCACGTTACGGTGGAAATACTGGACGTAAACGATCACGCGCCAACATTTCCTAAAGATGAAATTAATCTTGAAATAAGTGAATCAGCCACGTCTGGGGCACGGTTCTTACTAGGAAGCGCAGATGATCCTGATGTTGGTGTAAATGCTCTCCAAAATTATATCATGTCAACCAACGATAATTTTATTCTGAAACAACATTCACGTCCCGATGGAGTTAAATATGCTGAAATGGTGCTTCAGAAGCCTCTAGACAGAGAGCAGCATCCACGACTGTCTCTTATTCTCACAGCCGTCGACGGAGGAAACCCTCAGAGATCTGGTAATATGAAAATAGAGGtaattattttagatgcaaatGACAACGCGCCAGTATTCAACCAGTCTGTTTATAAGGCAACAGTAAAAGAGAATTCACCCAAAGAAACTTATATTATAACTGTTAATGCTAGTGATGCAGACAGTGGCGCAAATAGTCTGATTTCATACAGTTTTGCTAATTTGAAAGGAAACATAAATGAAGTGTTTGAAATAGATGAAAAAACGGGTGATATTACTTTAATTGGGGTACTTGACTTTGAAAAATCAAGAAGATATGAAATTGGCATCGAGGCCAAAGATCAAGGTGGTTTAGGAAACTCGGCTAAAGTCATAGTTGATTTAATTGATGTAAATGACAATGCACCCGTTATCAGTGTTATGTCATTTTCAAGCTCAGTGAGTGAAGATGCACATCTAGGCACCACTATCGCTATTTTCAGTGTCAAAGATCTAGATTCAGGAGAAAATGGCCACGTTGACTGTACTGTAGATCGAAATACTCCATTTAAATTACAGTCCTCACTGCGAAATTATTACACTTTAGTCACTGATGCAGCTTTAGATCGTGAACGTGTATCAGAATATAATATCACTATCACAGCTACAGACTCAGGATCTCCTGCGCTTTCTAGTCAGAAAACATTACATCTGAAAGTATCAGATGTGAATGACAATCCTCCCAGGTTTCAAAAGAGCGTTTACACCACATTTGTTACAGAAAACAATCAGCCTGGTTTGTCCATATTTACTCTGAGTGCTCAAGATGATGACTGGAACCAGAACGCTCGTATCTCGTATCTTCTAGATGAGACTACAGTGGGTGGATCCCCTGTTTcctcttttatttcagtaaatgcTGAGAACGGAGTGGTTCACGCACTGCGCGGTTTTGACTACGAGCAAATGAAAAGTGTTCGTGTTTTTGTGAAAGCGCAAGATGGAGGCTCTCCACCCCTCAGCACTAATGTGACTTTAGACATTATAATCCAAGATCAGAACGACAACGCTCCTCAGGTTCTGTATCCAGTACAGACTGGTTCTTCTGTGGTGGCTGAGATTGTGCCTCGTGCTGCAGATGTTGGATATCTGGTCACTAAAGTGGTGGCTGTTGATGTGGACTCTGGACAGAATGCCTGGCTCTCCTATAAACTACAGAAAGCTCCAGACAGAGCGCTGTTTGAAGTGGgtttacagaatggagaaataagAACTGTGCGACAAGTGACTGATAAAGATGCCGTCAAACAAAACTGA